One genomic segment of Caloranaerobacter ferrireducens includes these proteins:
- a CDS encoding sigma-54 interaction domain-containing protein, producing MDKNIPELNKIYDTLVKVSNAIVSVINVDITIVDKNLNRITATGKYISSIGKKIDKSCLFAYALECGKSFIIENPREHIACEGCQNKANCKEYAQVCCPINVDGNTVGIIGLIAFNEKQKNIILEKKENLLDFLNRMADLIASKLKEDKKTKEITLMAKELEILVNSIDTGVIFTDANGNIVRYNSIADEIFQLNKNKIKNINEIIDNLSIKDLSAIEKNLHKNKTFNYEINNTKLRGIYNAKPIIINKKIIGYIFTFNKMKEIIKVVNDITGNNRVTTFEDIIGESREISLVKNYAKKISKGTSTVLIQGESGTGKELFARAIHFSSNRKNYPFIPINCGAIPENLIESELFGYEEGAFTGAKKGGKIGKFELAHKGTIFLDEIGDMPIHMQTKLLRVLQENVICRIGGNTLIPIDVRIIAATNKNLEKKVEEGEFREDLYYRLNVIPINLPPLRERLDDIKILASKFLDRFNIKLNRNITKFSEDVITLFLNYNWPGNVRELQNVVEYAVNMSTDSIITIDDLPKRFKNMHLGININNDNKITPVSELEKQEIVKALKIYGSSKAGINQAAKALGISRATIYRKIKLYGLK from the coding sequence TTGGATAAAAATATACCCGAATTAAATAAAATATATGATACTTTAGTAAAGGTATCTAATGCAATAGTCAGCGTTATCAATGTTGATATAACAATCGTAGATAAAAATTTAAATAGAATTACTGCCACTGGTAAATATATAAGCAGTATCGGCAAAAAGATTGATAAAAGCTGCCTTTTTGCATATGCACTAGAATGTGGAAAAAGCTTCATTATAGAAAACCCAAGGGAACATATAGCTTGTGAAGGCTGCCAAAATAAAGCTAACTGTAAAGAATATGCTCAAGTTTGCTGCCCTATAAACGTTGATGGAAATACAGTTGGCATAATAGGACTTATAGCATTTAATGAAAAACAAAAAAATATCATTCTCGAAAAGAAAGAAAACTTATTAGATTTTTTAAATAGAATGGCAGATTTAATAGCTTCAAAACTAAAGGAAGATAAAAAAACTAAAGAAATTACATTAATGGCAAAAGAGTTAGAAATTCTCGTCAACTCAATCGATACAGGAGTAATATTTACAGATGCAAATGGAAATATAGTTCGCTATAACTCTATTGCCGATGAAATATTTCAGCTAAATAAAAACAAAATCAAAAATATTAATGAAATCATAGATAATTTATCTATAAAAGATTTATCGGCAATAGAAAAGAACCTTCATAAAAACAAAACTTTTAACTATGAAATAAATAATACAAAACTTAGAGGTATATATAATGCTAAACCAATAATAATAAACAAAAAAATCATAGGTTATATATTCACCTTCAATAAAATGAAAGAAATAATTAAAGTAGTAAATGATATTACAGGTAATAATAGAGTTACTACCTTTGAAGATATAATTGGCGAAAGCAGAGAAATAAGCTTAGTTAAAAATTATGCAAAAAAAATATCCAAGGGAACTTCAACCGTCCTAATACAAGGTGAAAGTGGAACTGGGAAAGAATTGTTTGCAAGAGCAATACACTTTTCAAGTAATAGAAAAAATTACCCTTTCATCCCAATAAACTGTGGAGCTATACCAGAAAACTTAATAGAAAGCGAACTTTTCGGATATGAAGAAGGTGCATTTACAGGAGCAAAAAAAGGTGGGAAAATAGGCAAATTTGAGCTTGCGCATAAAGGAACAATTTTTCTAGATGAAATAGGAGATATGCCTATTCATATGCAAACAAAATTATTAAGAGTTCTTCAAGAAAATGTAATATGCAGAATTGGAGGAAACACTTTAATTCCTATTGATGTAAGGATAATTGCTGCTACAAACAAAAACTTAGAAAAAAAAGTTGAAGAAGGAGAATTTAGAGAAGACTTATACTATAGACTAAATGTAATTCCAATAAACTTGCCACCATTAAGAGAAAGACTAGATGATATCAAAATTTTAGCCAGTAAATTTCTAGATAGATTCAATATAAAACTAAACAGAAACATAACTAAATTTTCAGAGGATGTCATAACACTATTTTTAAATTACAACTGGCCTGGAAATGTCAGAGAACTTCAAAATGTAGTAGAATATGCAGTAAATATGTCAACAGACAGCATTATAACTATCGACGATTTGCCTAAACGTTTTAAAAATATGCATTTAGGAATTAATATAAATAATGATAATAAAATCACTCCAGTTAGCGAATTAGAGAAACAAGAAATTGTTAAAGCTCTTAAAATATACGGCAGTAGCAAGGCAGGTATAAATCAAGCTGCTAAAGCTCTAGGTATAAGTAGAGCAACAATTTATAGAAAAATAAAATTATATGGATTAAAATAA
- a CDS encoding TetR/AcrR family transcriptional regulator — translation MQILKDEIRDSIYNAALKEFKEKGYEKASMRSIAKKAGVSVGNMYRYFKNKDDLFFAVIGPVYNELIKFISQQKSLEAFDRETENLNIDVQARELVEIYLKYKEELLILIDGSKGSKYEGAKEEIVKLVQNVIINILEVKAKNSNINTEPYFAYVLSKSVIEGVILILKHYEDDEKVRGMVMQFVGFVFKNFDDRI, via the coding sequence ATGCAAATATTGAAAGATGAAATAAGAGATAGTATATATAATGCTGCTTTGAAAGAATTTAAAGAAAAGGGCTACGAAAAGGCTTCTATGAGGAGTATAGCTAAAAAAGCAGGAGTATCAGTAGGAAATATGTACAGATATTTCAAAAATAAAGACGATTTATTTTTTGCAGTTATAGGTCCTGTATATAATGAACTTATAAAATTCATAAGCCAGCAGAAATCATTGGAGGCCTTTGACCGAGAAACTGAAAATTTGAATATAGATGTTCAGGCAAGAGAACTTGTAGAGATATATTTGAAATATAAAGAAGAATTATTAATTCTTATTGATGGAAGTAAAGGCTCAAAATATGAAGGTGCAAAGGAAGAGATAGTTAAGTTAGTTCAGAATGTCATAATAAATATTTTAGAAGTTAAAGCAAAGAACAGTAATATTAATACGGAACCTTATTTTGCATATGTTTTGTCAAAAAGTGTTATTGAGGGAGTAATACTAATATTAAAACATTATGAAGACGATGAAAAGGTTAGAGGTATGGTAATGCAGTTTGTTGGTTTTGTATTCAAAAATTTTGACGATAGGATTTAA
- a CDS encoding efflux RND transporter periplasmic adaptor subunit, which produces MRKIFIIVIVLISLLLISCTNKNNVNTSKLKIKPVKVIEVKEEVKDKKLKYLGTVTAEEVKKLGFKVSGKIQKIYVQKGTKINKGMVLAKLDTKELELSVKASEFQMKAAKAQYDKILNGATEEEINKAKLNLSKAKDAYEFAYENYEKIKKLYKEGAVSKNEFDKVELEFKLRQSEFNQANEVYKQVLKGVRSEDKEAAYANYEQAKINYEYKKSLIEGAAIVADIDGYVIDVLYKEGELVPEGRPVIIIRNKNQVVKVGLSQKDVNKVKLKSKVIVKWGTENLVGVITNIDDIPDTQTRTYNVDIALSDERLKIGSIVKVRIIVGKETGIFIPISTIMTNGEDYVYVVEDDRITMKKIKIIEICGDRVMVEGLESGDKLVIENIKQIRSGDRVKIVD; this is translated from the coding sequence ATGAGAAAAATTTTTATTATTGTTATTGTTTTGATTTCACTTTTACTTATTTCTTGTACAAATAAAAATAATGTAAACACTTCCAAACTAAAAATTAAACCCGTTAAAGTTATTGAAGTAAAAGAAGAAGTAAAAGATAAAAAATTAAAATATTTAGGTACAGTTACTGCTGAGGAAGTGAAGAAGCTTGGATTTAAGGTTTCTGGCAAGATACAAAAAATATATGTGCAAAAAGGTACTAAAATTAATAAGGGTATGGTTTTGGCTAAGTTGGATACAAAAGAATTAGAATTATCTGTTAAAGCTTCAGAATTTCAAATGAAAGCTGCTAAAGCTCAATATGACAAAATTTTAAATGGTGCTACTGAAGAAGAAATTAATAAAGCAAAATTAAATCTTAGCAAAGCTAAGGATGCTTATGAATTTGCTTATGAAAATTATGAAAAGATAAAAAAGCTTTATAAAGAGGGAGCAGTTTCAAAAAATGAATTTGACAAAGTAGAGCTAGAATTTAAGTTAAGACAGTCTGAATTTAATCAAGCAAACGAAGTATATAAACAGGTTTTAAAAGGTGTTAGATCTGAGGATAAAGAGGCTGCGTATGCAAATTATGAACAAGCTAAAATAAATTATGAATATAAAAAGAGTTTAATAGAAGGTGCGGCAATAGTTGCAGATATAGATGGATATGTAATTGATGTACTGTATAAAGAAGGAGAATTAGTACCAGAGGGAAGGCCAGTAATAATTATAAGAAATAAAAATCAAGTTGTTAAGGTGGGTTTATCTCAAAAAGATGTGAATAAAGTTAAACTTAAGAGTAAGGTTATTGTAAAGTGGGGTACTGAAAATTTAGTAGGAGTAATTACTAACATAGATGATATACCTGATACTCAAACGAGAACTTATAATGTTGATATAGCTTTAAGTGATGAACGATTGAAAATAGGTTCTATAGTAAAGGTTAGAATTATAGTAGGTAAAGAAACGGGGATATTTATTCCGATAAGTACGATAATGACTAATGGCGAAGATTATGTGTATGTAGTTGAAGATGATAGGATTACTATGAAAAAGATAAAGATAATAGAAATATGTGGAGATAGAGTTATGGTTGAAGGACTAGAAAGTGGAGATAAGTTAGTAATAGAGAATATAAAACAGATTAGATCAGGTGATAGAGTAAAGATTGTCGATTGA